In Morganella morganii, the following are encoded in one genomic region:
- a CDS encoding TonB-dependent receptor plug domain-containing protein: MKINSRKLALVSLILSYSQFSAGAENTAKQDPDSDTLIVTASGREEQQRKSTVTTQVIDSDQIERSRAESLTELLAQNSVGFFSEWSPGQTSINIRGAATDGQGKDFAGQVLVLVNGRRAGTANLSKLSPKDVSRIEVIRGPSSVIYGSQAMGGVINIFLKNGLTDEGGKISAETGSWGLAQTYGGYGFQNDDGDIYGYIGFEAGRRDDYHSGKGGHKQENTNWERFGLSGNLGWQINESNLLDVSLRTDGIYDGGFRGSTGNIYAKDTRYNRSADVVWKNGTDDSIFRMNSHAYFVQDVDNFRWASPLTAKTRSDHNRRQLDIYGVKFQPVIKLHEQNDLLLGVDYEYSRLRSERDQVSVSGNPLKQSAPYDNNQTENQYAVYFDDRQSLFDDSWIIRGGMRYTYGKTNFDKTPNLDNQFTGSASYNKLTWSLGTNYQVNDWLNLKSSVATGYRAPTATQLGADYITLSGTQYLGNSSLKAESNRQFEVGATLGDSLNSVDIALFQNTIQNRIQTNVLAPNVYQYANSDDDIVVRGLEINSRATVNRVFDWQTDWDWVMRLNGSWNFDMEDKGAKITATNNSNKVQRMYQYQAAFINELYFTNARYPWSLQLQGILRGPMWYKTEEGIIPDVRPYSSYVMRKAPFMVWNLQADVDISQSLTLYGRIDNILDKNEHPVFFALDEDPYIMLPSKSNGSLGTSMPGRSFIAGVTYRF, translated from the coding sequence ATGAAAATAAACAGCAGGAAACTGGCACTGGTTTCACTGATCCTGTCATATTCACAATTCTCCGCCGGGGCGGAAAATACCGCAAAACAGGATCCGGACAGTGACACACTAATCGTCACCGCTTCAGGGCGTGAAGAACAGCAGCGAAAATCCACCGTTACCACCCAGGTTATCGACAGCGACCAGATTGAACGCTCACGGGCGGAAAGCCTGACCGAATTACTGGCACAGAACAGCGTCGGCTTTTTCAGTGAATGGAGTCCCGGGCAGACATCCATTAATATCCGCGGTGCTGCAACGGATGGTCAGGGAAAAGATTTTGCCGGACAGGTGCTGGTATTAGTTAACGGCCGCCGGGCAGGAACCGCGAACTTATCCAAATTATCACCGAAAGATGTCAGCCGGATTGAAGTTATCCGGGGCCCTTCTTCGGTTATTTACGGCTCCCAGGCGATGGGCGGCGTGATTAATATTTTCCTGAAAAACGGATTAACCGACGAAGGCGGGAAAATCTCAGCAGAAACCGGATCCTGGGGACTGGCACAGACTTACGGCGGCTATGGTTTTCAGAATGATGACGGCGATATTTACGGCTATATCGGGTTTGAAGCCGGACGCCGCGATGATTACCATTCAGGGAAAGGCGGCCACAAACAGGAAAATACCAACTGGGAACGCTTTGGTTTAAGCGGTAATTTAGGCTGGCAGATCAACGAAAGTAACCTGCTCGATGTGTCACTGCGGACTGACGGTATTTATGACGGCGGTTTCCGGGGATCAACCGGGAATATTTACGCCAAAGATACCCGTTATAACCGTTCAGCGGATGTGGTCTGGAAAAACGGCACTGACGACAGTATTTTCAGAATGAACAGCCACGCCTATTTTGTGCAGGATGTGGATAATTTCCGTTGGGCATCACCGTTAACCGCAAAAACCCGCAGTGATCATAACCGCCGCCAACTGGATATTTACGGCGTGAAATTCCAGCCGGTGATTAAACTCCATGAGCAGAACGATCTGTTATTAGGGGTGGATTACGAATACAGCCGTCTGCGTTCAGAACGGGATCAGGTCAGTGTCAGCGGCAACCCGCTGAAACAATCCGCGCCGTATGATAATAACCAGACTGAAAATCAGTATGCCGTTTATTTCGATGACCGGCAGAGTTTATTTGATGACAGCTGGATAATCCGCGGCGGGATGCGTTATACCTACGGGAAAACCAATTTCGATAAAACACCGAACCTGGATAATCAGTTCACCGGCAGTGCCTCATATAATAAGTTAACCTGGAGTCTCGGTACCAACTATCAGGTCAATGACTGGCTGAACCTGAAATCCTCTGTCGCCACCGGCTACCGTGCGCCGACCGCCACACAGTTGGGCGCGGATTATATTACGCTGTCCGGTACGCAATATCTGGGCAACAGTTCCCTGAAAGCGGAAAGTAACCGTCAGTTTGAAGTGGGCGCGACACTTGGTGATTCCCTGAATTCCGTCGATATTGCCCTGTTCCAAAATACGATTCAGAACAGAATACAGACCAACGTTCTGGCACCGAATGTCTATCAGTACGCCAACAGCGACGATGATATTGTGGTACGCGGGCTGGAAATTAACAGCCGTGCCACCGTTAACCGTGTATTTGACTGGCAGACAGACTGGGATTGGGTCATGCGTTTAAACGGCAGCTGGAATTTCGATATGGAAGATAAAGGCGCCAAAATAACCGCAACTAATAACAGTAATAAAGTTCAGCGCATGTATCAGTATCAGGCGGCGTTTATTAACGAGCTCTATTTTACCAATGCCCGTTATCCGTGGAGCCTCCAGTTACAGGGAATTCTGCGCGGACCGATGTGGTATAAAACAGAGGAAGGAATTATCCCGGATGTCCGCCCTTATTCTTCTTATGTGATGCGCAAAGCGCCGTTTATGGTCTGGAATCTTCAGGCGGATGTGGATATCAGCCAGTCACTGACGCTGTACGGACGGATAGACAATATTCTGGATAAAAACGAGCATCCGGTATTTTTTGCCCTGGATGAAGACCCGTATATTATGCTGCCGTCAAAATCCAACGGCAGTCTGGGAACCTCTATGCCGGGCCGGTCATTTATTGCCGGTGTGACATACCGTTTTTAA